Within the Candidatus Neomarinimicrobiota bacterium genome, the region TTAGTGCGCCATCGGGAGTTGGGAAGACCACCATTTGCCGATTGCTGCAGGCGGCGCACCCTGATTGGCGTTTTTCGGTGTCGGCCACCACCCGCCCCAGGCGCTCCAACGAGGTCAACGGCTCGGACTATACCTTCATCTCTGACGAGGAGTTCGACGCCTACCTGGCCGACGGCTTGTTTGTGGAGTGGGAGGAGGTGCATGGGTATCGCTACGGGACCCTTCGCGCGTCATTGCAGAAGGCCCAGGAAGCTGGACATCCGCTGCTCCTGGACGTCGATGTCAGGGGCGGGGTAAACATAAAGCGGGAGTACCCAAAAGACACCGTGGCCATTTTTGTCGTGCCGCCCGATGAGGAATCCCATCTTCAGCGGCTGCGGCAACGGGGCACCGAAAACGAGGCCAGCATCCAGAAGCGACTCTCGCGGATGGCCGAAGAGATGGGCTACAAAGACAGTTATGACCACGTGGTGGTCAACGATGACCTCGAGCGGGCGGTCAAAGAAATTGAAACAATCATCAGGGAGAAAATATGAAAGTAGAGACCTTGTCCTTCCAGGAAATTCTAAAGCGTGTCCCGGACATATTTGAGGCGGTTGTCGTGGCCGGTCAGCGTGCCGGGCAGATCAATGGCCGGCGGGCTGCAGAGCGCGTGGACTATGAGATCGATGAGTACGAAGACGATTATCCCATGATGGATGAGATTGACGAAGACTATGAGGAGCTGGACAAGGCCATCACGCTGGCCATGGGCGACTTCATGGATGACCGCCTGACGTGGCGCTATACGACCCCTGACGACGACGAGGCGACCACGCCCGAAAAATGAGCCGCCCGCCCCTGGCCGCGCCCCCCGGTGCCGATGCCGCCGCCCGTTATCTCCAACGTCACAGCCTACTCTTTGGAGACCGGCTTTTCCTCGACAAACCGGTGACCGCCGGGCCGCAGCCACGACCAACCCCGCCGGGTGGCGATGGCTCCACCTTGGCACAGTTCGAAGAGGCTATCTGCCAGTGCCAGAACTGTCCCCTGGGGGCCACCCGGACAAAGTTTGTCTTTGGCGTGGGTAATCCGGCTGCGGACCTGGTCCTGGTGGGTGAGGCCCCCGGTGTCGAGGAAGACCGCCGGGGGGAGCCGTTTGTGGGCCGGGCGGGGCAGCTGCTCGACCGGATTCTGGGGGCCATCGGGCTCACCCGTGAAGAGGTCTACATCTGCAACATTCTCAAGTGCCGTCCGCCCAATAACAGGGACCCCCTCACGGCCGAGGTGGCCGAATGTCTGCCCTACCTGAAGCGGCAGCTGCAGATTATCCAGCCCAAATTGATCGTCGCCCTGGGCCGGGTGGCGGCCCGACACCTTTTGGGACTGGAAGACACATTGAAAAACATGCGCAAACAGATTTACTCCTACGAGGGGGTGGAGCTGCGGGTGACCTATCACACCGCCGC harbors:
- a CDS encoding DNA-directed RNA polymerase subunit omega, which encodes MKVETLSFQEILKRVPDIFEAVVVAGQRAGQINGRRAAERVDYEIDEYEDDYPMMDEIDEDYEELDKAITLAMGDFMDDRLTWRYTTPDDDEATTPEK
- the gmk gene encoding guanylate kinase produces the protein MSAGSLVVISAPSGVGKTTICRLLQAAHPDWRFSVSATTRPRRSNEVNGSDYTFISDEEFDAYLADGLFVEWEEVHGYRYGTLRASLQKAQEAGHPLLLDVDVRGGVNIKREYPKDTVAIFVVPPDEESHLQRLRQRGTENEASIQKRLSRMAEEMGYKDSYDHVVVNDDLERAVKEIETIIREKI
- a CDS encoding uracil-DNA glycosylase, which gives rise to MSRPPLAAPPGADAAARYLQRHSLLFGDRLFLDKPVTAGPQPRPTPPGGDGSTLAQFEEAICQCQNCPLGATRTKFVFGVGNPAADLVLVGEAPGVEEDRRGEPFVGRAGQLLDRILGAIGLTREEVYICNILKCRPPNNRDPLTAEVAECLPYLKRQLQIIQPKLIVALGRVAARHLLGLEDTLKNMRKQIYSYEGVELRVTYHTAALLRNPSLKAAAWEDFQAIRDRYRELANAPVGLG